AACGGATATGGCAGTAACAGCAGAAGATATACAGAAATTATTAAGGGATTTGGAGAATGACAGTGTGGAACGTACTATTTCAACCAACAACACCGACAAGTTCGGACAGGCTATTTGTGCCTTTGCCAACGATTTGCCGAACAACAACCGTCCGGGATATTTAATTATCGGTGCGAAAGATAACGGAGAAGTCCTTCCCATTCAAGTAACAGACGAATTGCTCAAAAACATTGCAGCCATCCGTACCGATGGCAATATTCAGCCACAACCGTCTATGAGCGTTCAGAAAATAACGCTTCCTAAAGGCGATGTCGTGGTAGCAGAGGTATATCCTTCACAATTTCCCCCAGTAAGATACAAAGGACGAGTATGGGTAAGAATCGGACCGAGAAAAGGAACGGCCAACGAAGATGATGAACGGCGGCTATACGAGAAACGTGCTGCCCACATCAAAACTTTCGACGCAATGCCTTGCATGGGTGCAACCGTAAACGATTTGGACACCAACGTTTTCAAACAACAGTATTTGCCTAAGGCCATACCTGCCGATGTTTTGAACGATGACCGGCGTGATGTAAAGATACAACTTCAATCGCTTGGGTTCTTTGATACCCGTTATGACTGCCCTACGTATGCAGGTATTCTATTCTTTGGGAAAAATATAGAGCGGTTTCTTCCTGGCGCATATATTCAGTATGTGCGCTTTGGTGACAAGGGACGAGCTTCAGAGATAAAAAGCGAATACAAGTTTGCCGGAAATCTCTGCAAGGTACTCTACCAATTAGATACATTTGTAGATACAGCAATCACCAACCGCCGTCCCGTACCTGTCAGTGCCCTCAGAGAAAAGACCGTGATGGACTATCCGCACTGGGCTACACGAGAACTACTGATGAATGCGGTTTGCCACCGTACATACGAAAGCAACGGCCCTATTCAGTTCTACCAATACGATGACCGCATTGAGATAATGAATCCCGGTGGATTATATGGCAAAGTCAATGAAAAAAACTTTCCATTGGTAAACGATTACCGCAATCCTATCGTGGCGGAAACCATGAAAGTGCTGGGGTTTGTCAACCGTTTTAGCCGTGGTATACTTCGTGTGGAAGAAGAGTTAAAAGAAAATGGCAACGGTAAACCTGAGTTCTGTCTGAACCTTGATACTGCTTTTATGGTTATAGAACATATATCTTCATCTTCAAACGAAAGTGAAGGTGTAAATGAAAGTGTAAATGAAGGTGTAAATGAAAGTGTAAATGAAGGTGTAAATGAAAGTGTAAATGAAGGTGTAAATGAAGGTGTAAATGAAAGTGTAAATGAAAGTGTAAATGAAAGTGTAAATGAAGGTGTAAATGAAGGTGTAAATGAAAGTGTAAAAGTTTCGGCAAACGAATCGGCTATCTTGTCCATTCTGAAAAGCATGCCACAATCAACTTATAAACAACTTGCAGAATCACTGGGTCTGAGTGAATCTACGATTTACAGAACGATTGACCGCTTAAAGAAAAAAGGAGTGATCAAACGTCAAAATAGTGATAAAAAAGGTTCTTGGGTGATTTTAGCGGACAATGTGAAGTAGACAAAATGACTATACAAGACAACTTTTATAATTACTACAGACCCAACCACAGTTACTGCCGGAGAAGATAACTTCATCGGCAGATGCAGTATATATTACTTTTCAAGTGACATAAAAGCACTGCATTACAGGAAAATTTCGTATATTTGTCGAGGAAGAATCTAAAATCCGAAAATATGAAACAGAAGATGATTGCTTTAAGCTTGGCAACCCTTGTCCTATGCGGATGCGGAAGCGCATATCAGACAACTTCCACCCTGGCTGGAGCTTCGATAGGAGGAAACGTAGGCGGAGCCATAGGAGGACTGGTAGGAAGCAACCGGCACTGGGACGGAGGTTATCGGGGTTCGGCTATCGGCACACTGGTAGGCACCTTGGCAGGAGCCGCTATCGGAGGAGCCATCAGCTCGGCACAAGAACGCAAGGCGCAGCAGGGTTACGTGATAGAAGAGAACCATGACTATGTCCCACACCCGCAAGACGCACCGTCAAGCGTAAGCTATCTGCAAATACGTAACATCCGTTTCATTGATGAAAACCGTGACCACATCATCCAGGCGGAAGAGGGAAGCAAAGTCATCTTCGAAATCATCAATACCAGCCAAGAGACGGTATACAATGCCGTACCGATTGTACAGACCGACAACAAGCGCATTTACGTATCGCCTTCGGTGATGCTGGAGCAAATCGCTCCTCACGACGGCATCAAATATACGGCTCATCTAAGAGGAGACAAACGGTTGAAAAACGGAGAAGTAACTATCCACATCGCCATTGCCGATTACGAAGGGACGGAATACGACTGGCAGGAGTTTACGCTTCCTACCCGACGGTAAATATATCAAAAATTAGATTATAATGATTGAGAAGCTGTTTTGAATTTATCGTGCGATGATTTGGAATGAGTTTTTGAGGCATTTTCGCTTCTGTGATGAGGAAGATAGCGGGCTATCTGACGAAGAACAGGAGCGGAAAGGACCAAAAAATCGCCCAAAGCACACACGAAAACGAACACATCAAGCCAAGAAAAACTTTTTGGAGAAATTCAAAACGGCTTCTGAATATGAATTCCTCTTTTGGTAGGGGCGTATCGCATACGCCCGAAAGCATCCACGTGGATAAGTTGGTGTATCCGGGCGTATGCGATACGCCCCTACATGTTTGCAAAAAAGCCCATGCGTTTTTATCCTATTACAACGTAAGAACCGGTACGATATAATCGAGCATATCGCCGATGGTCTCGAACGAAACCTCTTCTCCTGATTCCGGATGCCAGACAAAAGAATCGGTCTCCAAACTTCCGGCATCTATATAAGACAAGGAACAGACCTCATGCCCAGCACGGATGCCCTGCCTGCGCAACGCTTTCCGAACCATGTCATACCGATATCCCTCGCCTACCAGACGGACGTTTTGCACATAATCAAACGCTATACGGAACAAGCCTGCATGAGGGTCGAACACGATGCCTTCGTGAGTAAAAAAAGTTTCCAGCGTACCGCTCAAAGAAAGGTCTTCGGGAGTTCCCGTAACGATTCCCTGTGCATTCATCAGCCAAAGCTTATCGGCAATCTGAAGCGCCAACTCTAAATCGTGCGTAGAGAGGAAAACCGTTTTCCCTAAATCGTGCGCCAACGAACGCAACAGGCGCATCACTTCCACCTTGCTGGAGAAATCAAGAAAGGCTGTCGGCTCGTCTAAAAGAATGATAGGAGTCTGTTGCGCCAACGCCTTGGAAATCATTACCTTCTGGCGTTCCCCATCGCTCAGGGTCTGCACCATACGGCCGGACAACTTCGCAATGCCGACTTGCCCGATAGCTTCTGAAACAATCTGTTTGTCTTCTTTCCGAAGCGTCCCCCAAAAACCGGTATACGGAGTCCGTCCCATTCCCACCAATTCTTCTACGGTCAGATTTTCCACGTCGCACCGTTCAGTCAGAACAATGCCTACCAACTTTGCCAGTTCTTTATCCGCATACTCAGCCAGACGCTTCTCCCCTATCCATATTTCGCCCGATACAGGAGGCTGGGAAGCGGACAACGTACGCAGCAAGGTAGACTTTCCGGCACCGTTCGCTCCCAGCAAACAAGTCAATTCCCCTCCGTATAGCGATGCCTCGATATCCGCAGCTACCCGCACCGTATGGTGCTTTCCCCAATAACCGGTCGAAAGCCGGCTGAGCCTAATCGTTTCTTTTCTTCTCATCTGCACGCTTTCCTAAAGAAAAAAAGAGAAGCCACC
The Phocaeicola salanitronis DSM 18170 genome window above contains:
- a CDS encoding RNA-binding domain-containing protein translates to MAVTAEDIQKLLRDLENDSVERTISTNNTDKFGQAICAFANDLPNNNRPGYLIIGAKDNGEVLPIQVTDELLKNIAAIRTDGNIQPQPSMSVQKITLPKGDVVVAEVYPSQFPPVRYKGRVWVRIGPRKGTANEDDERRLYEKRAAHIKTFDAMPCMGATVNDLDTNVFKQQYLPKAIPADVLNDDRRDVKIQLQSLGFFDTRYDCPTYAGILFFGKNIERFLPGAYIQYVRFGDKGRASEIKSEYKFAGNLCKVLYQLDTFVDTAITNRRPVPVSALREKTVMDYPHWATRELLMNAVCHRTYESNGPIQFYQYDDRIEIMNPGGLYGKVNEKNFPLVNDYRNPIVAETMKVLGFVNRFSRGILRVEEELKENGNGKPEFCLNLDTAFMVIEHISSSSNESEGVNESVNEGVNESVNEGVNESVNEGVNEGVNESVNESVNESVNEGVNEGVNESVKVSANESAILSILKSMPQSTYKQLAESLGLSESTIYRTIDRLKKKGVIKRQNSDKKGSWVILADNVK
- a CDS encoding ABC transporter ATP-binding protein; amino-acid sequence: MRRKETIRLSRLSTGYWGKHHTVRVAADIEASLYGGELTCLLGANGAGKSTLLRTLSASQPPVSGEIWIGEKRLAEYADKELAKLVGIVLTERCDVENLTVEELVGMGRTPYTGFWGTLRKEDKQIVSEAIGQVGIAKLSGRMVQTLSDGERQKVMISKALAQQTPIILLDEPTAFLDFSSKVEVMRLLRSLAHDLGKTVFLSTHDLELALQIADKLWLMNAQGIVTGTPEDLSLSGTLETFFTHEGIVFDPHAGLFRIAFDYVQNVRLVGEGYRYDMVRKALRRQGIRAGHEVCSLSYIDAGSLETDSFVWHPESGEEVSFETIGDMLDYIVPVLTL